One Aegilops tauschii subsp. strangulata cultivar AL8/78 chromosome 2, Aet v6.0, whole genome shotgun sequence genomic window, gtgctgaacccagaggtgccgtacgttcggtgcttggatcggttggatcacgaagacatttgactacatcaaccgcgttactaaacgcttccgctttcggtctacgagggtacatggacacactctccccgctcgttgctatgcttctcctagatagatcttgcgtgatcgtaggatttttttttgaaatactacgttccccaacacccggGCCTCTTCCTCAAGCTGGACATTTCAAAAGCCTTCGACTCCGTCAATTGGGCCTTCCTGATGGAGGTCATGCAACGCCTCGGCTTTGGGCAGTGGTGGCAAGACTGGATATGTCTCTCCCTGTCTTCCTCTTCATCAAGAGTGCTGCTTAACGGAAACCCCGGAAGGATGTTCAGACACGCAAAGGGCCTCCGTCAAGGCGACCCAGTATCTCTGATGCTTTTCATCCTGGCCATTGACCCTCTTCAGCAGATCCTCCAACTCGCCTCCCGATGAGGCATCCTCATGCCCATTTTTGCAAGAACGGTCAGATGTAGGATCTCCCTTTACGCTGACGATGCGGGCATCTTTGCGAACCCAGACAAGGATGAGCTTCATGCGATTTCTACAATTCTGAAGACCTTTGGGGAGGCAAGCGGACTGATCACAAACTTGAGCAAGACCGAGGTCTTCCCGATCAGATGTGCCGACATTGACCTCCAGGATGCGCTGTCAGTCTTCCCTGCCAAGATCGCCACCTTCCCGGGACACTACTTGGGGCTCCCCCTACATTATCGCCGCCTTAAAGGGGTTGATCTGCAACCCTTCATCGATAGGTTCGCAGG contains:
- the LOC141040620 gene encoding uncharacterized protein; the encoded protein is MPIFARTVRCRISLYADDAGIFANPDKDELHAISTILKTFGEASGLITNLSKTEVFPIRCADIDLQDALSVFPAKIATFPGHYLGLPLHYRRLKGVDLQPFIDRFAGRLPGWKGRLLDKPGRVALTQSVLTAMATFHITALNLSEGALRKIEKIIRAFIWQKEDQSQTSGGHSLVN